A window from Listeria seeligeri serovar 1/2b str. SLCC3954 encodes these proteins:
- a CDS encoding GAF domain-containing protein, whose product MIEITKMTGTKEENYALALKQVQAMIAGEPNIIANLSNVSSILNQALTNINWVGFYLFEKETNQLVLGPFQGLPACIRIPLGKGVCGSAAANQKTYLVEDVHQFPGHIACDAASNSEIVLPIVKNEQLIGVLDIDSPSTSRFDEVDQLWLEKIRDAIVHELPNEMN is encoded by the coding sequence ATGATTGAAATAACAAAAATGACTGGGACTAAAGAGGAAAATTACGCGCTTGCTTTAAAACAAGTACAAGCGATGATTGCTGGCGAACCTAATATAATCGCAAATTTAAGCAATGTTTCTTCTATATTAAATCAAGCGCTAACGAATATTAATTGGGTAGGCTTCTACTTATTCGAAAAAGAAACAAACCAGCTAGTCCTCGGTCCATTCCAAGGTTTACCTGCTTGTATCCGCATCCCACTTGGTAAAGGTGTATGTGGTTCTGCAGCAGCTAATCAAAAAACATACCTTGTGGAAGATGTTCATCAATTCCCTGGTCATATCGCTTGTGACGCGGCTTCCAACTCGGAAATCGTCCTACCAATTGTAAAAAATGAGCAGCTTATCGGTGTACTAGATATCGACAGCCCTTCCACTTCTCGCTTTGATGAGGTAGATCAATTATGGCTTGAAAAAATCCGTGATGCTATCGTTCATGAATTGCCTAATGAAATGAATTGA
- the ccpA gene encoding catabolite control protein A, translated as MNVTIYDVAREANVSMATVSRVVNGNPNVKPVTRKKVLDVINQLGYRPNAVARGLASKRTTTVGVIIPDISNVFYAELARGIEDIATMYKYNIILSNSDENEDKELQVLNTLLGKQVDGIIYMGERISEQLQEEFDRSPAPVVLAGAVDLENKLASVNIDYKQATKEAVKRFIDNGHKQIAFVSGSLNEPVNSEMKLAGYKEALEEAGIKYQEDYIIEAKYNYNAGVKVWAELSALTKKPNAVVVADDELAIGILNAALDAGINVPEDLEVMTSNNTKLTLMSRPQLSTIVQPLYDIGAVAMRLLTKLMTNEEVDEKTVILPHSEKLRGTTKEK; from the coding sequence ATGAATGTAACAATTTACGATGTTGCTCGAGAAGCGAATGTCTCGATGGCAACTGTATCTCGGGTCGTTAACGGCAACCCAAATGTTAAACCAGTAACACGAAAAAAAGTTTTAGATGTGATTAATCAACTAGGCTATCGACCTAATGCAGTAGCTAGAGGATTAGCAAGCAAACGTACAACGACTGTTGGCGTAATTATTCCAGATATTTCGAACGTATTCTACGCAGAACTTGCGCGCGGAATTGAAGATATTGCAACGATGTATAAATATAATATTATCCTTAGCAATTCGGACGAAAACGAGGATAAAGAACTTCAAGTATTAAATACACTTCTTGGAAAACAAGTAGACGGTATTATTTATATGGGCGAACGCATTTCGGAACAATTACAAGAAGAATTTGATCGTTCTCCAGCACCAGTCGTTTTAGCAGGAGCTGTTGATTTAGAAAACAAATTAGCCTCTGTTAATATTGATTACAAACAAGCGACAAAAGAAGCAGTGAAACGTTTTATTGATAACGGCCATAAACAAATTGCTTTTGTCAGTGGTTCTTTAAATGAACCTGTAAATAGCGAAATGAAACTTGCTGGTTACAAAGAAGCGTTAGAAGAAGCTGGTATTAAGTATCAAGAAGATTACATCATTGAAGCAAAATATAACTACAATGCTGGGGTAAAAGTATGGGCAGAGTTAAGTGCACTAACGAAAAAACCAAATGCAGTAGTTGTAGCTGACGATGAACTTGCAATTGGGATTTTAAATGCCGCTCTTGATGCAGGAATCAATGTACCAGAAGATCTAGAAGTAATGACAAGCAACAATACAAAACTAACATTGATGTCTCGACCGCAACTTTCGACGATTGTACAACCGTTATATGATATCGGTGCGGTAGCAATGCGTTTACTTACAAAATTAATGACTAATGAAGAAGTAGACGAAAAAACAGTAATTTTGCCACATAGTGAAAAACTTCGTGGTACAACTAAAGAAAAATAA
- a CDS encoding peroxiredoxin, protein MAERLVGTQAPRFEMEAVMPNQTFGKVSLEENIEDNKWTVLFFYPMDFTFVCPTEIVAISARSDEFDALDARIIGASTDTVHSHLAWTNTPIKEGGIGKLNYPLAADTNHQVASDYGVLIEEEGVALRGLFIINPKGEIQYEVVHHNNIGREVDEILRVLQALQTGGLCPINWQPGEKTIV, encoded by the coding sequence GTGGCAGAACGTTTAGTAGGCACACAAGCTCCAAGGTTCGAAATGGAAGCAGTTATGCCCAATCAGACTTTTGGGAAAGTAAGTCTAGAAGAAAATATAGAAGATAATAAATGGACAGTTCTGTTTTTCTATCCAATGGACTTTACATTTGTTTGTCCGACTGAAATTGTTGCAATTTCGGCTCGTTCAGATGAATTTGATGCTTTAGATGCGCGGATTATTGGCGCTTCAACCGATACCGTTCATTCTCATCTTGCATGGACGAATACGCCGATTAAAGAAGGCGGAATTGGCAAGTTAAATTATCCCCTTGCAGCTGATACGAACCACCAAGTAGCAAGCGATTATGGTGTGTTGATTGAAGAAGAGGGTGTCGCATTACGCGGACTTTTCATTATTAATCCTAAAGGTGAAATTCAATATGAAGTTGTTCATCATAATAATATTGGTCGAGAAGTCGATGAAATTTTAAGAGTTTTACAGGCATTACAAACAGGGGGACTTTGCCCGATTAACTGGCAACCTGGTGAAAAAACAATAGTATAA
- a CDS encoding DUF948 domain-containing protein, translating into MIVILYIAALIAAIALLVIAIYLGKTLKSTSQTMDEVAKSLEKITVEVQGITGESQKLLDKTNTLLEDVNGKVAKVDPVFDAVGDIGTSLLGLSQSVRELATLATNKVEQNEAKISQAVSISNSILSFREKMKANKAAKEAAKEASEQSNF; encoded by the coding sequence ATGATAGTAATCTTGTATATTGCGGCATTAATCGCTGCGATAGCGCTTTTAGTTATTGCCATCTATTTGGGAAAAACGTTAAAATCAACTTCCCAAACAATGGATGAGGTAGCTAAATCATTAGAAAAAATTACTGTAGAAGTACAAGGTATTACAGGTGAGTCACAAAAATTGCTTGATAAAACCAATACGCTTCTAGAAGATGTGAACGGAAAAGTTGCAAAAGTAGATCCAGTTTTTGATGCAGTTGGTGATATTGGAACTTCTTTACTAGGATTAAGTCAATCTGTTCGCGAATTAGCAACACTCGCAACAAATAAAGTAGAACAAAACGAAGCAAAGATTTCTCAAGCTGTATCAATTAGTAATTCCATTCTTTCTTTTAGAGAAAAAATGAAAGCAAATAAAGCAGCGAAAGAAGCTGCAAAAGAAGCATCTGAACAATCAAATTTCTAA
- a CDS encoding YtxH domain-containing protein yields MAEKDGINTKDFLIGGLIGAIVGSAAALLFAPKSGKELREDLNTQVDTMKEKGNQWKDVAYEKGIEISGVAKGTKDKLVDSAGGFVDVVKDKSGKLADTVSKQGKAVKEVVSQNKEENTEAAKAAAEAVKSEAKDAADDVEKAADKAKVEAKKAVSEGKDAAKKVATDTKKEVK; encoded by the coding sequence ATGGCAGAAAAAGATGGTATTAATACAAAAGATTTTCTAATTGGTGGTTTAATTGGTGCGATTGTTGGTTCAGCCGCAGCACTTTTATTCGCACCTAAATCAGGTAAAGAATTACGTGAAGATTTAAATACACAAGTCGACACAATGAAAGAAAAAGGCAACCAATGGAAAGACGTTGCTTACGAAAAAGGTATCGAAATTAGTGGGGTAGCAAAAGGAACAAAAGATAAATTAGTTGATTCTGCTGGTGGGTTTGTTGATGTAGTAAAAGACAAATCAGGCAAATTAGCAGATACTGTTTCTAAACAAGGAAAAGCAGTGAAAGAAGTCGTTTCCCAAAACAAAGAAGAAAATACTGAAGCGGCAAAAGCAGCAGCTGAAGCAGTAAAAAGTGAAGCAAAAGACGCTGCTGATGATGTAGAAAAAGCAGCAGATAAAGCAAAAGTAGAAGCAAAAAAAGCAGTATCAGAAGGCAAAGACGCTGCTAAAAAAGTTGCAACTGACACTAAAAAAGAAGTGAAATAA
- the ezrA gene encoding septation ring formation regulator EzrA: MYYMLIGFIIVVIAVIGAGYILKRKHYQRINELEEKKIKLRERPVIDELTKVKKLKLTGQTEALFESWRSSWDEIETRLFPDLEEVLLEAEMNTDRYKFRSATYVENDIEQMLVVIEKQMDQILGGLKELLISEEKNAKESRTTKEKFAELRREVLTRGFKLGDTLSYVESKLDTLADSLNQYDLLTDQGDHLEAREIVLLVQKEMKVIEEQMERIPSLLHETDTILPEEINKLRAGYEEMVRKGYYLAQMELDKEITRMRNQVDKMKQNVINLDLDAAEEGIEALHTEIDLFYDTLEHEAEARHFVKENHSPTSDKLQRQNAVSDALAEQITEVKQTYHVGEEDLAVYLKTSAKLSEAKENFEQLTALIASGEIAYSAAQDTLKEIDAALITIGAEQDKFAEELRSLRKDELEARDDAARMRRAIITLDRKMERERLPGLPEEYLSLRAHMGESIDALEKRLEEKPLNMKAVSQDWRIAEEDLTHLTEKAEEMMENVRLVEHVIQYANRYRLRNQELANELVQAENHFYNDYQYKKALEIAVTALEKVETGAFKKVEKAYESKVSVDDIE; the protein is encoded by the coding sequence ATGTACTACATGTTAATCGGCTTTATTATCGTAGTAATTGCAGTCATTGGTGCAGGCTACATATTAAAAAGAAAACATTACCAAAGAATAAACGAGTTAGAAGAAAAGAAAATTAAGCTTAGAGAGCGACCTGTGATTGATGAACTAACGAAGGTGAAAAAGTTAAAACTAACTGGTCAGACAGAAGCGCTTTTTGAATCCTGGCGTTCGTCTTGGGATGAAATTGAAACAAGATTATTTCCTGATTTAGAGGAAGTACTACTCGAAGCTGAGATGAATACAGACCGGTATAAATTTCGCTCTGCTACATATGTTGAAAATGATATTGAACAAATGCTTGTTGTCATTGAAAAACAAATGGATCAAATTCTTGGTGGTTTAAAAGAATTACTTATTAGTGAAGAAAAGAATGCAAAAGAAAGCCGCACGACAAAAGAAAAATTTGCAGAGCTTCGCCGGGAAGTTTTAACAAGAGGATTTAAATTAGGGGATACACTTAGCTATGTCGAATCGAAACTTGATACACTTGCTGATAGCCTCAATCAATATGACTTATTAACGGATCAAGGCGACCACTTAGAAGCACGGGAAATCGTCTTACTCGTCCAAAAAGAAATGAAGGTTATCGAAGAACAAATGGAACGAATTCCTTCATTATTACATGAGACAGATACTATTTTACCAGAAGAAATAAATAAACTGCGTGCCGGTTATGAAGAAATGGTCCGTAAAGGCTATTATTTAGCTCAAATGGAACTGGATAAAGAAATTACGCGAATGAGAAATCAAGTGGACAAAATGAAGCAAAATGTTATCAACCTTGATTTGGATGCTGCTGAAGAAGGAATAGAAGCGCTACATACTGAAATCGACTTGTTCTATGATACACTCGAACATGAAGCAGAAGCGCGTCATTTTGTCAAAGAAAATCATAGTCCTACATCGGATAAGTTGCAACGCCAAAATGCGGTGTCCGACGCACTTGCTGAACAAATTACCGAAGTGAAGCAAACTTATCATGTTGGTGAAGAAGATTTAGCAGTTTATTTGAAAACTAGTGCTAAGTTAAGTGAAGCAAAAGAAAACTTTGAACAACTTACAGCGCTGATTGCAAGTGGAGAGATTGCTTACTCGGCAGCACAAGATACGTTGAAAGAAATTGATGCAGCGCTAATAACGATTGGTGCTGAACAAGACAAATTTGCCGAAGAATTACGTTCATTACGTAAGGACGAATTAGAAGCTCGTGATGATGCAGCACGTATGCGTCGGGCAATTATTACTTTAGATCGTAAAATGGAACGCGAACGCTTGCCTGGACTTCCAGAAGAGTATTTATCGTTACGTGCTCATATGGGCGAATCTATTGACGCACTTGAAAAACGTTTGGAAGAAAAGCCTTTAAATATGAAAGCAGTTAGTCAAGATTGGCGAATTGCGGAAGAAGATTTAACGCATTTGACGGAAAAAGCAGAAGAAATGATGGAAAATGTTCGTTTAGTCGAGCATGTCATTCAATATGCGAACCGTTATCGCTTACGCAACCAAGAACTGGCAAACGAGTTA
- the tyrS gene encoding tyrosine--tRNA ligase: MNIIDELEWRGAIYQQTDEEGLRKWVEEKQISLYCGIDPSGDSMHIGHLIPFMILRRFQNAGHRPIILVGGATGTIGDPSGKKEERQLQSMEQISKNVESLRVQLGKIFDFEGDSAASMVNNYDWTKDVSILDFLRDYGKEFNVNTMLSKDIVASRLEVGISFTEFAYQILQAMDFNHLYEFNDCRLQIGGSDQWGNITAGLDLIRKKQGENAKAFGLTIPLLTKADGTKFGKSEGGAIWLNPEKTTPYEFYQFWINTDDRDVIKYLKYFTFLTEAEIADLAKQVEEEPHLRAAQKTLAAEMTKFVHSEEALAQALKISKALFSGDVKALTATEIEQGFKDVPTFEAEETEMNLVDWLVSLGIEPSKRQAREDVANGAIYINGERLQDLEKVMDASDRIENKFTIVRRGKKKYFLVSYK, from the coding sequence ATGAATATTATTGATGAATTAGAGTGGCGCGGAGCCATTTATCAACAAACTGATGAAGAAGGATTACGCAAATGGGTAGAAGAAAAGCAAATTTCGCTTTATTGTGGAATTGACCCTTCAGGCGATTCGATGCATATTGGACATTTAATTCCATTCATGATTTTACGTCGTTTTCAAAATGCTGGTCATCGTCCGATTATTTTAGTTGGTGGAGCGACCGGAACGATTGGTGATCCAAGCGGTAAAAAAGAAGAGCGTCAGTTGCAATCAATGGAACAAATTAGTAAAAATGTCGAAAGTTTGCGCGTTCAACTTGGGAAAATTTTTGATTTTGAGGGTGATTCTGCAGCGAGCATGGTCAATAACTATGACTGGACAAAAGATGTCAGTATTCTTGATTTCTTACGTGACTACGGAAAAGAATTCAATGTTAATACGATGCTTTCTAAAGATATTGTTGCGAGTCGTTTAGAAGTAGGGATTTCTTTCACGGAGTTTGCTTACCAAATTTTACAAGCGATGGATTTTAATCACTTATATGAATTTAATGATTGTCGGCTGCAAATCGGTGGTAGCGACCAGTGGGGAAATATTACTGCGGGGCTTGACTTAATTCGTAAAAAACAAGGCGAAAATGCCAAAGCTTTTGGGCTTACAATCCCATTATTAACAAAAGCGGACGGCACGAAATTTGGTAAATCAGAAGGTGGCGCGATTTGGTTAAATCCTGAAAAAACAACTCCATATGAGTTTTACCAATTCTGGATTAATACAGATGATCGCGATGTCATTAAATATTTGAAATACTTTACTTTCTTGACGGAAGCGGAAATTGCCGATTTAGCGAAACAGGTGGAAGAAGAACCACATTTACGAGCTGCGCAGAAAACATTAGCTGCTGAAATGACAAAATTTGTGCATAGTGAAGAAGCGCTTGCTCAAGCTCTCAAAATTTCTAAAGCATTATTTAGCGGGGATGTAAAAGCTCTTACTGCAACAGAAATCGAACAAGGTTTCAAAGATGTGCCTACTTTTGAAGCAGAAGAAACGGAAATGAATTTAGTAGATTGGTTAGTTTCTCTTGGAATCGAACCTTCCAAACGTCAAGCTCGTGAAGATGTGGCAAATGGGGCGATTTATATTAATGGGGAACGTCTTCAAGATTTAGAAAAAGTGATGGATGCAAGTGATCGGATCGAAAATAAATTCACCATTGTAAGACGCGGGAAGAAGAAGTATTTCTTAGTTTCTTATAAATAA
- the rpsD gene encoding 30S ribosomal protein S4 encodes MARYTGPSWKVSRRLGISLSGTGKELERRPYAPGQHGPTQRKKISEYGLQQAEKQKLRHMYGLTERQFKNTFNKAGKLQGKHGENFMILLEQRLDNIVYRLGLARTRRAARQLVNHGHITVDGKRVDIPSYQVSVGQVISVREKSAKNSAIAESLDVSSFVPEYVTFDAETLTGSLNRIPERSELAAEINEAFIVEFYSR; translated from the coding sequence ATGGCTCGTTATACAGGTCCAAGCTGGAAAGTTTCCCGTCGTTTAGGAATTTCACTTTCTGGAACAGGTAAAGAATTAGAGCGTCGTCCGTATGCTCCAGGTCAACACGGCCCAACTCAACGTAAAAAAATCTCAGAATATGGTTTGCAACAAGCTGAAAAGCAAAAATTGCGTCATATGTATGGATTAACTGAACGTCAATTCAAAAACACGTTCAACAAAGCTGGTAAATTACAAGGTAAACATGGTGAGAACTTCATGATCTTACTAGAACAACGCCTTGATAACATCGTTTACCGTCTTGGTCTTGCTCGCACTCGTCGTGCAGCTCGTCAACTCGTAAACCATGGCCACATCACTGTAGATGGCAAACGCGTAGATATCCCTTCTTACCAAGTTTCTGTTGGTCAAGTGATTTCTGTTCGTGAAAAATCTGCTAAAAACTCTGCAATCGCTGAAAGCCTTGACGTTTCAAGCTTCGTGCCTGAATACGTAACTTTCGATGCAGAAACTCTAACTGGTTCACTTAACCGTATTCCAGAACGTTCTGAACTTGCTGCTGAAATCAACGAAGCATTTATCGTAGAATTCTACAGCCGTTAA
- a CDS encoding bifunctional 3-deoxy-7-phosphoheptulonate synthase/chorismate mutase: protein MVNANLEELRTQVDQLNIDLLELISKRANLVQEIGKIKGTQGSLRFDPLREREMLNTILASNKGPFEDSTIQQLFKEIFKAGLELQEDDHSKALLVSRKNKQEDTIVTVKGLPIGNGEPVFVFGPCSVESYEQVAAVAESIKAKGLKLIRGGAFKPRTSPYDFQGLGLEGLKILKRVSDEYGLAVISEIVTPADIEVALDYVDVIQIGARNMQNFELLKAAGRVDKPILLKRGLSATIEEFIGAAEYIMSQGNGKIILCERGIRTYEKATRNTLDISAVPILKKETHLPVMVDVTHSTGRKDLLLPCAKAALAIEADGVMAEVHPDPAVALSDSAQQMDIPEFEQFWNEILASNLVPHKVK, encoded by the coding sequence ATGGTTAACGCAAATTTAGAGGAATTAAGAACACAGGTGGATCAATTAAATATTGATTTGCTAGAATTGATTAGTAAACGCGCGAATTTAGTACAAGAAATCGGCAAAATTAAAGGGACACAAGGTTCTCTTCGGTTTGATCCATTACGTGAAAGAGAAATGCTTAATACGATTCTTGCATCCAATAAAGGTCCTTTTGAAGATAGTACGATTCAGCAATTATTCAAAGAAATTTTTAAAGCAGGATTAGAACTTCAAGAAGACGATCACTCCAAAGCATTACTTGTATCTAGAAAAAATAAACAAGAAGATACGATTGTTACTGTAAAAGGCTTACCAATCGGAAACGGCGAACCAGTCTTTGTGTTCGGTCCATGTTCAGTAGAGTCATACGAACAAGTGGCAGCTGTGGCTGAATCCATTAAAGCAAAAGGATTAAAACTTATCCGCGGTGGTGCCTTCAAACCACGTACTAGTCCATATGATTTCCAAGGATTAGGGTTAGAAGGATTAAAAATTCTAAAACGCGTTTCTGATGAATATGGTTTGGCGGTTATTAGTGAAATCGTTACTCCAGCTGATATTGAAGTAGCGCTTGATTATGTGGATGTTATTCAAATCGGTGCGAGAAACATGCAAAACTTTGAATTATTAAAAGCAGCTGGTCGAGTGGACAAACCAATCTTACTAAAACGTGGCTTATCCGCTACTATTGAAGAATTCATTGGCGCTGCAGAATACATCATGTCACAAGGAAATGGCAAAATTATTCTTTGTGAACGTGGTATCCGCACATACGAAAAAGCGACTAGAAATACACTTGATATTTCCGCAGTTCCAATTTTGAAAAAAGAAACGCATTTACCTGTAATGGTCGATGTAACGCATTCTACTGGTCGTAAAGATTTATTACTACCATGTGCAAAAGCGGCTCTTGCTATTGAAGCAGACGGCGTGATGGCGGAAGTTCATCCAGACCCAGCAGTAGCTTTATCCGACTCAGCTCAACAAATGGATATTCCTGAATTCGAGCAATTCTGGAATGAAATTTTAGCTAGTAATTTAGTTCCTCATAAAGTAAAATAA
- a CDS encoding M29 family aminopeptidase T — MRDTRIEKLAHNLINYSVKLGAGEKVLIENFGVQKELVMALVEEAYKAGSFPFVSLKEPQIDRALMLGADSAQYEKIAEFEGNVMKEMDAYIGLRAGDNINETSDVPAAKLKIHGDTVGKMHSHIRVKKTKWVVLRYPSASMAQLAKMSTAGFEDFYFDVCNLDYGKMSTAMDGLVALMNKTDKVHLVGPGTDLTFSIKDIPAIKCAGEMNIPDGEVFTAPVRDSINGKLTYNTPSPYQGFTFENVSFTFKDGKIVEATANDTERINKVLDTDEGARYVGEFAIGVNPFIHEPMQDILFDEKIEGSFHFTPGQCYDEAFNGNQSAIHWDLVNIQRADYGGGEIYFDDVLIRKDGIFVLPELEALNPENLV; from the coding sequence TTGAGAGATACAAGAATTGAAAAATTAGCACATAATTTAATCAACTATTCCGTCAAACTTGGCGCTGGGGAAAAAGTATTGATTGAAAACTTCGGCGTTCAAAAAGAACTTGTGATGGCTTTAGTGGAAGAAGCATATAAAGCTGGCAGTTTTCCATTCGTATCACTGAAAGAGCCACAAATCGACCGCGCACTTATGTTAGGTGCAGATAGCGCTCAATACGAGAAAATTGCTGAGTTCGAAGGCAATGTGATGAAAGAAATGGATGCTTACATAGGTTTACGAGCAGGCGATAACATCAATGAAACTTCTGACGTTCCTGCTGCTAAATTAAAAATCCACGGCGACACTGTTGGAAAAATGCATTCTCATATCCGCGTCAAAAAAACAAAATGGGTTGTACTTCGTTATCCAAGCGCTTCCATGGCTCAACTTGCAAAAATGAGTACTGCTGGGTTTGAAGATTTCTATTTTGATGTGTGTAACTTAGATTACGGAAAAATGAGTACTGCAATGGACGGTCTAGTAGCACTTATGAACAAAACAGATAAAGTTCACCTTGTCGGTCCAGGAACAGATTTAACTTTTAGTATTAAAGATATTCCGGCAATTAAATGTGCGGGAGAAATGAATATTCCGGATGGTGAAGTGTTTACTGCACCAGTTCGTGATTCTATTAACGGTAAACTTACTTATAACACTCCTTCTCCGTATCAAGGCTTTACCTTCGAAAACGTCTCTTTCACTTTCAAAGACGGAAAAATTGTGGAAGCGACTGCAAATGATACAGAACGAATTAACAAAGTGCTAGATACAGATGAAGGTGCTCGCTATGTTGGCGAATTCGCTATTGGTGTCAATCCATTTATTCATGAGCCAATGCAAGATATTTTGTTTGATGAAAAAATCGAAGGAAGTTTCCATTTCACTCCTGGTCAATGTTATGACGAAGCATTTAATGGCAATCAATCCGCTATACACTGGGATCTTGTAAATATTCAACGCGCTGATTACGGCGGTGGAGAAATTTATTTTGATGATGTTCTCATTCGTAAAGATGGCATTTTCGTTCTTCCTGAGTTAGAAGCATTAAATCCAGAAAACTTAGTATAA